The following proteins come from a genomic window of Sardina pilchardus chromosome 13, fSarPil1.1, whole genome shotgun sequence:
- the hic1 gene encoding hypermethylated in cancer 1 protein isoform X2, whose translation MNRLLPGGGLKTMLDAMEVPSHARHLLLQLNTQRTKGFLCDVIIVVQNALFRAHKNILAASSLYLKSLVVHDNLINLDHEMVSPGVFRVILDYIYTGRLSEGDPASPGEPNLGAVLAAANYLQLLDLVALCKKKLKRNGKYSSHPSAAFLPYKLSSGEMGRGRFRVPTPVIQPCFPGAVGNSHTPRGGGGALDDLPQHQLPRHAGELYAPISGAQVYSALQQGLPSQPGLRLPSSERNCSPIYGLDLSKKSPGSHSQHTPSHAHLSHSHHPDDEAGGRPHSGRDSPMLVSNHSDKMETGDHPGGPLTPHSLPRLNQPLAPHLPHLQRSGPQNQEAYPCPPSPDTPGDNGERGRERVSVYRWVKNEPLSYNPEDEEEDEEDDEGEDMADRDKDNNHKGNEVGYRGVEDGEDEKSGSGSEETGSSEGRPSPPGGMGRYHVPFEPESFGDNLYVCIPCDKGFPSSEQLNAHVETHTEEDLYSNSELGNGNGKGNGGTPNGPPNHNNNNNNSLSYQDSKSGQMLPAVGMGEMMRPYRCSSCEKSYKDPATLRQHEKTHWLTRPYPCSICGKKFTQRGTMTRHMRSHLGLKPFACDACGMRFTRQYRLTEHMRIHSGEKPYECQVCGGKFAQQRNLISHMKMHSSGGAVGAGLTADGKLKLDFSDGIYPLTKYTAEHLGLKQEKASELLAQASQHLLDAKTIESLYPLHKLAAEHLGLTHDKLDALAQGLPPPPPPPIPGESRTIDRYSPS comes from the coding sequence GTGGTGGTCTGAAGACAATGCTGGATGCCATGGAAGTCCCAAGTCATGCTAGGCACCTCCTTTTGCAACTCAACACACAGCGCACCAAGGGCTTTCTCTGCGATGTCATCATCGTGGTGCAGAACGCCCTGTTCCGAGCTCACAAGAACATTCTCGCCGCCAGCAGCCTCTACCTGAAATCCCTGGTTGTCCACGACAACCTCATCAACTTGGACCATGAGATGGTGAGTCCAGGAGTCTTCCGGGTCATCTTAGACTACATCTACACCGGACGCTTGAGCGAGGGAGACCCGGCCTCCCCCGGCGAGCCCAACCTCGGGGCGGTGTTAGCGGCAGCCAATTACCTGCAGCTGCTGGACCTGGTGGCCCTGTGCAAGAAGAAGCTAAAGAGGAATGGGAAGTACTCCTCGCACCCCAGCGCGGCCTTTCTGCCGTACAAGCTGAGCAGCGGCGAGATGGGCAGGGGAAGATTCCGCGTGCCCACGCCCGTCATCCAGCCGTGTTTCCCCGGGGCGGTGGGCAACAGCCACACGccgcgcggcggcggcggcgccctGGACGACCTGCCCCAGCACCAGCTGCCGCGCCACGCCGGGGAGCTCTACGCGCCCATCTCCGGCGCCCAGGTCTACTCCGCCCTGCAGCAGGGCCTGCCCTCCCAGCCGGGCCTGCGCCTCCCGTCCTCCGAGAGGAACTGCTCCCCCATCTACGGCCTGGACCTCTCCAAGAAGAGCCCCGGCTCCCACTCCCAGCACACGCCGTCCCACGCCCACCTGAGCCACTCGCACCACCCGGACGACGAGGCCGGCGGCCGGCCGCACAGTGGACGCGACAGCCCCATGCTGGTGTCCAACCACTCCGACAAGATGGAGACCGGGGACCACCCGGGGGGGCCCCTGACCCCCCACTCGCTCCCGCGCCTCAACCAGCCGCTggcaccccacctcccccacctgcAGCGCTCGGGCCCCCAGAACCAGGAGGCCTACCCCTGCCCGCCCAGCCCCGACACCCCGGGGGACAACGGCGAGCGCGGCCGCGAGCGGGTGAGCGTCTACCGCTGGGTGAAGAACGAGCCGCTGTCCTACAACcccgaggacgaggaggaggacgaggaagacgaCGAGGGCGAAGACATGGCCGACAGGGACAAGGACAACAACCACAAGGGCAACGAGGTCGGCTACCGAGGGGTGGAGGACGGCGAGGACGAGAAGAGCGGCTCGGGGAGCGAGGAGACGGGCAGCAGCGAGGGCCGGCCGTCGCCGCCCGGCGGCATGGGGAGGTACCACGTGCCGTTCGAGCCCGAGAGCTTCGGCGACAACCTCTACGTGTGCATCCCCTGCGACAAGGGCTTCCCGAGCTCCGAGCAGCTCAACGCCCACGTGGAGACTCACACCGAGGAGGACCTGTACAGCAACTCCGAGCTGGGCAACGGCAACGGCAAGGGCAACGGCGGCACCCCCAACGGCCCgcccaaccacaacaacaacaacaacaacagcctgtCCTACCAGGACAGCAAGTCCGGCCAGATGCTGCCGGCGGTGGGCATGGGCGAGATGATGCGGCCGTACCGCTGCTCCAGCTGCGAGAAGTCCTACAAGGACCCGGCCACGCTGCGCCAGCACGAGAAGACCCACTGGCTGACGCGGCCGTACCCGTGCAGCATCTGCGGCAAGAAGTTCACGCAGCGCGGCACCATGACGCGCCACATGCGCAGCCACCTGGGCCTCAAGCCGTTCGCCTGCGACGCCTGCGGCATGCGCTTCACCCGCCAGTACCGCCTCACCGAGCACATGCGCATCCACTCGGGCGAGAAGCCCTACGAGTGCCAGGTGTGCGGCGGCAAGTTCGCCCAGCAGCGCAACCTCATCAGCCACATGAAGATGCACAGCAGCGGGGGCGCGGTGGGCGCGGGCCTGACCGCCGACGGCAAGCTCAAGCTGGACTTCTCCGACGGCATCTACCCGCTGACCAAGTACACGGCCGAGCACCTGGGCCTGAAGCAGGAGAAGGCCTCGGAGCTGCTGGCCCAGGCCTCGCAGCACCTCCTGGACGCCAAGACCATCGAGAGCCTGTACCCGCTGCACAAGCTGGCCGCCGAGCACCTGGGCCTCACGCACGACAAGCTGGACGCCCTGGCCCAGGGCCTGCCTCCGCCGCCCCCGCCGCCCATCCCCGGGGAGTCTCGCACCATCGATCGCTACTCGCCCAGCTAA
- the hic1 gene encoding hypermethylated in cancer 1 protein isoform X1, producing MIIKGDLDRMAEELGHPGGGLKTMLDAMEVPSHARHLLLQLNTQRTKGFLCDVIIVVQNALFRAHKNILAASSLYLKSLVVHDNLINLDHEMVSPGVFRVILDYIYTGRLSEGDPASPGEPNLGAVLAAANYLQLLDLVALCKKKLKRNGKYSSHPSAAFLPYKLSSGEMGRGRFRVPTPVIQPCFPGAVGNSHTPRGGGGALDDLPQHQLPRHAGELYAPISGAQVYSALQQGLPSQPGLRLPSSERNCSPIYGLDLSKKSPGSHSQHTPSHAHLSHSHHPDDEAGGRPHSGRDSPMLVSNHSDKMETGDHPGGPLTPHSLPRLNQPLAPHLPHLQRSGPQNQEAYPCPPSPDTPGDNGERGRERVSVYRWVKNEPLSYNPEDEEEDEEDDEGEDMADRDKDNNHKGNEVGYRGVEDGEDEKSGSGSEETGSSEGRPSPPGGMGRYHVPFEPESFGDNLYVCIPCDKGFPSSEQLNAHVETHTEEDLYSNSELGNGNGKGNGGTPNGPPNHNNNNNNSLSYQDSKSGQMLPAVGMGEMMRPYRCSSCEKSYKDPATLRQHEKTHWLTRPYPCSICGKKFTQRGTMTRHMRSHLGLKPFACDACGMRFTRQYRLTEHMRIHSGEKPYECQVCGGKFAQQRNLISHMKMHSSGGAVGAGLTADGKLKLDFSDGIYPLTKYTAEHLGLKQEKASELLAQASQHLLDAKTIESLYPLHKLAAEHLGLTHDKLDALAQGLPPPPPPPIPGESRTIDRYSPS from the exons ATGATCATTAAGGGAGACTTAGATCGGATGGCAGAAGAGCTCGGGCATCCAG GTGGTGGTCTGAAGACAATGCTGGATGCCATGGAAGTCCCAAGTCATGCTAGGCACCTCCTTTTGCAACTCAACACACAGCGCACCAAGGGCTTTCTCTGCGATGTCATCATCGTGGTGCAGAACGCCCTGTTCCGAGCTCACAAGAACATTCTCGCCGCCAGCAGCCTCTACCTGAAATCCCTGGTTGTCCACGACAACCTCATCAACTTGGACCATGAGATGGTGAGTCCAGGAGTCTTCCGGGTCATCTTAGACTACATCTACACCGGACGCTTGAGCGAGGGAGACCCGGCCTCCCCCGGCGAGCCCAACCTCGGGGCGGTGTTAGCGGCAGCCAATTACCTGCAGCTGCTGGACCTGGTGGCCCTGTGCAAGAAGAAGCTAAAGAGGAATGGGAAGTACTCCTCGCACCCCAGCGCGGCCTTTCTGCCGTACAAGCTGAGCAGCGGCGAGATGGGCAGGGGAAGATTCCGCGTGCCCACGCCCGTCATCCAGCCGTGTTTCCCCGGGGCGGTGGGCAACAGCCACACGccgcgcggcggcggcggcgccctGGACGACCTGCCCCAGCACCAGCTGCCGCGCCACGCCGGGGAGCTCTACGCGCCCATCTCCGGCGCCCAGGTCTACTCCGCCCTGCAGCAGGGCCTGCCCTCCCAGCCGGGCCTGCGCCTCCCGTCCTCCGAGAGGAACTGCTCCCCCATCTACGGCCTGGACCTCTCCAAGAAGAGCCCCGGCTCCCACTCCCAGCACACGCCGTCCCACGCCCACCTGAGCCACTCGCACCACCCGGACGACGAGGCCGGCGGCCGGCCGCACAGTGGACGCGACAGCCCCATGCTGGTGTCCAACCACTCCGACAAGATGGAGACCGGGGACCACCCGGGGGGGCCCCTGACCCCCCACTCGCTCCCGCGCCTCAACCAGCCGCTggcaccccacctcccccacctgcAGCGCTCGGGCCCCCAGAACCAGGAGGCCTACCCCTGCCCGCCCAGCCCCGACACCCCGGGGGACAACGGCGAGCGCGGCCGCGAGCGGGTGAGCGTCTACCGCTGGGTGAAGAACGAGCCGCTGTCCTACAACcccgaggacgaggaggaggacgaggaagacgaCGAGGGCGAAGACATGGCCGACAGGGACAAGGACAACAACCACAAGGGCAACGAGGTCGGCTACCGAGGGGTGGAGGACGGCGAGGACGAGAAGAGCGGCTCGGGGAGCGAGGAGACGGGCAGCAGCGAGGGCCGGCCGTCGCCGCCCGGCGGCATGGGGAGGTACCACGTGCCGTTCGAGCCCGAGAGCTTCGGCGACAACCTCTACGTGTGCATCCCCTGCGACAAGGGCTTCCCGAGCTCCGAGCAGCTCAACGCCCACGTGGAGACTCACACCGAGGAGGACCTGTACAGCAACTCCGAGCTGGGCAACGGCAACGGCAAGGGCAACGGCGGCACCCCCAACGGCCCgcccaaccacaacaacaacaacaacaacagcctgtCCTACCAGGACAGCAAGTCCGGCCAGATGCTGCCGGCGGTGGGCATGGGCGAGATGATGCGGCCGTACCGCTGCTCCAGCTGCGAGAAGTCCTACAAGGACCCGGCCACGCTGCGCCAGCACGAGAAGACCCACTGGCTGACGCGGCCGTACCCGTGCAGCATCTGCGGCAAGAAGTTCACGCAGCGCGGCACCATGACGCGCCACATGCGCAGCCACCTGGGCCTCAAGCCGTTCGCCTGCGACGCCTGCGGCATGCGCTTCACCCGCCAGTACCGCCTCACCGAGCACATGCGCATCCACTCGGGCGAGAAGCCCTACGAGTGCCAGGTGTGCGGCGGCAAGTTCGCCCAGCAGCGCAACCTCATCAGCCACATGAAGATGCACAGCAGCGGGGGCGCGGTGGGCGCGGGCCTGACCGCCGACGGCAAGCTCAAGCTGGACTTCTCCGACGGCATCTACCCGCTGACCAAGTACACGGCCGAGCACCTGGGCCTGAAGCAGGAGAAGGCCTCGGAGCTGCTGGCCCAGGCCTCGCAGCACCTCCTGGACGCCAAGACCATCGAGAGCCTGTACCCGCTGCACAAGCTGGCCGCCGAGCACCTGGGCCTCACGCACGACAAGCTGGACGCCCTGGCCCAGGGCCTGCCTCCGCCGCCCCCGCCGCCCATCCCCGGGGAGTCTCGCACCATCGATCGCTACTCGCCCAGCTAA
- the hic1 gene encoding hypermethylated in cancer 1 protein isoform X3, whose product MLDAMEVPSHARHLLLQLNTQRTKGFLCDVIIVVQNALFRAHKNILAASSLYLKSLVVHDNLINLDHEMVSPGVFRVILDYIYTGRLSEGDPASPGEPNLGAVLAAANYLQLLDLVALCKKKLKRNGKYSSHPSAAFLPYKLSSGEMGRGRFRVPTPVIQPCFPGAVGNSHTPRGGGGALDDLPQHQLPRHAGELYAPISGAQVYSALQQGLPSQPGLRLPSSERNCSPIYGLDLSKKSPGSHSQHTPSHAHLSHSHHPDDEAGGRPHSGRDSPMLVSNHSDKMETGDHPGGPLTPHSLPRLNQPLAPHLPHLQRSGPQNQEAYPCPPSPDTPGDNGERGRERVSVYRWVKNEPLSYNPEDEEEDEEDDEGEDMADRDKDNNHKGNEVGYRGVEDGEDEKSGSGSEETGSSEGRPSPPGGMGRYHVPFEPESFGDNLYVCIPCDKGFPSSEQLNAHVETHTEEDLYSNSELGNGNGKGNGGTPNGPPNHNNNNNNSLSYQDSKSGQMLPAVGMGEMMRPYRCSSCEKSYKDPATLRQHEKTHWLTRPYPCSICGKKFTQRGTMTRHMRSHLGLKPFACDACGMRFTRQYRLTEHMRIHSGEKPYECQVCGGKFAQQRNLISHMKMHSSGGAVGAGLTADGKLKLDFSDGIYPLTKYTAEHLGLKQEKASELLAQASQHLLDAKTIESLYPLHKLAAEHLGLTHDKLDALAQGLPPPPPPPIPGESRTIDRYSPS is encoded by the coding sequence ATGCTGGATGCCATGGAAGTCCCAAGTCATGCTAGGCACCTCCTTTTGCAACTCAACACACAGCGCACCAAGGGCTTTCTCTGCGATGTCATCATCGTGGTGCAGAACGCCCTGTTCCGAGCTCACAAGAACATTCTCGCCGCCAGCAGCCTCTACCTGAAATCCCTGGTTGTCCACGACAACCTCATCAACTTGGACCATGAGATGGTGAGTCCAGGAGTCTTCCGGGTCATCTTAGACTACATCTACACCGGACGCTTGAGCGAGGGAGACCCGGCCTCCCCCGGCGAGCCCAACCTCGGGGCGGTGTTAGCGGCAGCCAATTACCTGCAGCTGCTGGACCTGGTGGCCCTGTGCAAGAAGAAGCTAAAGAGGAATGGGAAGTACTCCTCGCACCCCAGCGCGGCCTTTCTGCCGTACAAGCTGAGCAGCGGCGAGATGGGCAGGGGAAGATTCCGCGTGCCCACGCCCGTCATCCAGCCGTGTTTCCCCGGGGCGGTGGGCAACAGCCACACGccgcgcggcggcggcggcgccctGGACGACCTGCCCCAGCACCAGCTGCCGCGCCACGCCGGGGAGCTCTACGCGCCCATCTCCGGCGCCCAGGTCTACTCCGCCCTGCAGCAGGGCCTGCCCTCCCAGCCGGGCCTGCGCCTCCCGTCCTCCGAGAGGAACTGCTCCCCCATCTACGGCCTGGACCTCTCCAAGAAGAGCCCCGGCTCCCACTCCCAGCACACGCCGTCCCACGCCCACCTGAGCCACTCGCACCACCCGGACGACGAGGCCGGCGGCCGGCCGCACAGTGGACGCGACAGCCCCATGCTGGTGTCCAACCACTCCGACAAGATGGAGACCGGGGACCACCCGGGGGGGCCCCTGACCCCCCACTCGCTCCCGCGCCTCAACCAGCCGCTggcaccccacctcccccacctgcAGCGCTCGGGCCCCCAGAACCAGGAGGCCTACCCCTGCCCGCCCAGCCCCGACACCCCGGGGGACAACGGCGAGCGCGGCCGCGAGCGGGTGAGCGTCTACCGCTGGGTGAAGAACGAGCCGCTGTCCTACAACcccgaggacgaggaggaggacgaggaagacgaCGAGGGCGAAGACATGGCCGACAGGGACAAGGACAACAACCACAAGGGCAACGAGGTCGGCTACCGAGGGGTGGAGGACGGCGAGGACGAGAAGAGCGGCTCGGGGAGCGAGGAGACGGGCAGCAGCGAGGGCCGGCCGTCGCCGCCCGGCGGCATGGGGAGGTACCACGTGCCGTTCGAGCCCGAGAGCTTCGGCGACAACCTCTACGTGTGCATCCCCTGCGACAAGGGCTTCCCGAGCTCCGAGCAGCTCAACGCCCACGTGGAGACTCACACCGAGGAGGACCTGTACAGCAACTCCGAGCTGGGCAACGGCAACGGCAAGGGCAACGGCGGCACCCCCAACGGCCCgcccaaccacaacaacaacaacaacaacagcctgtCCTACCAGGACAGCAAGTCCGGCCAGATGCTGCCGGCGGTGGGCATGGGCGAGATGATGCGGCCGTACCGCTGCTCCAGCTGCGAGAAGTCCTACAAGGACCCGGCCACGCTGCGCCAGCACGAGAAGACCCACTGGCTGACGCGGCCGTACCCGTGCAGCATCTGCGGCAAGAAGTTCACGCAGCGCGGCACCATGACGCGCCACATGCGCAGCCACCTGGGCCTCAAGCCGTTCGCCTGCGACGCCTGCGGCATGCGCTTCACCCGCCAGTACCGCCTCACCGAGCACATGCGCATCCACTCGGGCGAGAAGCCCTACGAGTGCCAGGTGTGCGGCGGCAAGTTCGCCCAGCAGCGCAACCTCATCAGCCACATGAAGATGCACAGCAGCGGGGGCGCGGTGGGCGCGGGCCTGACCGCCGACGGCAAGCTCAAGCTGGACTTCTCCGACGGCATCTACCCGCTGACCAAGTACACGGCCGAGCACCTGGGCCTGAAGCAGGAGAAGGCCTCGGAGCTGCTGGCCCAGGCCTCGCAGCACCTCCTGGACGCCAAGACCATCGAGAGCCTGTACCCGCTGCACAAGCTGGCCGCCGAGCACCTGGGCCTCACGCACGACAAGCTGGACGCCCTGGCCCAGGGCCTGCCTCCGCCGCCCCCGCCGCCCATCCCCGGGGAGTCTCGCACCATCGATCGCTACTCGCCCAGCTAA